From Candidatus Hydrogenedentota bacterium:
CGTCTTTGTATTTGTCACGCATTTCCCCGATGCGAATTTCCATGGGCGTGTAGAAATCATCCCACCACGCCTCGTCCGGCAGGGTGAAATGGCCGAGTGTCTGAAAACCGGCATTCTCAATGGCCGCCCGGACATCCGGAACCCGGCCCATGGCCGGATACTCCACGTCGTAAAGTTCCATGATCTCGGGCGGCGGGTTCTCACTGCGCCATACCGACTCGGTGAAGGCGAGGCAACCGCCGGGACGGAGGAGTCCGCGGCAAACACGCAGGGCGTTGCCGATGCCGATATTGTAAAGCGCCCCCTCGGACCACACGAGGTCGAAACTTTCGGGCGGCAAGCCGGGTTCGGCCATGTCGCCGACAACAGGCCGTATCCGGTTGTCCAGTC
This genomic window contains:
- a CDS encoding class I SAM-dependent methyltransferase, coding for MNDFPPRYWPLFFELFESLPRQGPGNRACAARALALCGGLPPSPSVLDLGCGTGGQTLLLAELTAGSIVALDSHAPSIERLRATVAERGLDNRIRPVVGDMAEPGLPPESFDLVWSEGALYNIGIGNALRVCRGLLRPGGCLAFTESVWRSENPPPEIMELYDVEYPAMGRVPDVRAAIENAGFQTLGHFTLPDEAWWDDFYTPMEIRIGEMRDKYKDDGEALSVLDLLAQEPDMHRNYSDHYAYEFFVAHRKR